Within Tribolium castaneum strain GA2 chromosome 10, icTriCast1.1, whole genome shotgun sequence, the genomic segment GGAAACTAGATAATTATTTAGGAGGGTACGGTAAGTTGGCGCTTTGCTGCACTTCGCTGTACGTCGGGGGCGCTGCAAAAACACATTACATGCTCAGTGGGTGGtatgaataaaaatgaagcaaatgcTAATACTACGTATTTACTCAGATTTTTCCGGAAGGTACTTAAGCCGTAGTATCTTccataacattttttgtagtaCCTACtagacaattattttttatttttaaaaagttgctGTTACACGAACTTCGAGTATATGTTACGcgactaattattatttattgttgaaaaatggGGCAACAGTGTAACAGGAAAAAACAGAATTAGAAGAAATTATGAtggtaaaaatatttaggtaAGAACTTTACGAATATACCTACACTGGTTACTGCACAATGGTTATGCAACACACAATACACACACTCATACACCACTAGTTgacagaataataaaaaatacttacgGGCCTCCGGTGCACTACTGGGTGCTGACGGACCGCCCATTGCTGCCTCCCTAGCCTTGGGGTTGTCATCCATTGGGGCGGAAGGGGGTCCCGGTGATGTTTTTTCCGGAGGATTTGAAGGATAACCAGGAAACTGGGGAGTGTATGGACCAGGATACGACCCTCCTGGAGGAGGATAAAAACCGGGGGAGGTTCCACCTGCAGGAGGATACCCCCCAGCTGGAGGCGGATACGCACCTCCAGGCGGGGGCGGGTATGCCCCTCCAGAGGGAGGTGGGTATGCCCCTCCAGAGGGAGGTGGGTATGCTCCTCCGGAGGGCGGTGGGTATGCTCCTCCAGAAGGGGGTGGGTATGTCCCCCCGGAGGGCGGTGGGTATGTTCCTCCAGAAGGAGGTGGATATGCTCCTCCAGAAGGGGGTGGGTATGTCCCCCCGGAGGGCGGTGGGTATGTTCCTCCAGAAGGAGGTGGGTATGTTCCTCCAGAAGGGGGTGGATATGCCCCGCCTGAAGGAGGAGGATAGGAGTGGGTTGGGGGATGGGTGGTAGCCTCTGCATATTGGATGTGCCCCAGCTGGACGTCCCATGCTTCGACGTCCAGGTCCATAGTGCAGGAAGCCATTTCCGCGGTCACTTTTAGTAGATACTCAACTTTGAATAAATCACATCTGGTGAAATTGGGGACTTCAAGTCCGGGAGGAATTGCAAGGGTCAGATCAAAAGTGTGCTGGCCGTGGGCCCCCACACCGTGGTCCCCAAACGATAGAATATCATCAACGTCTTCTTTTGTTTCAATGTGGGGGTCTGTCACCCTGAAGGTGACAGTTTtccgaaattttatttttat encodes:
- the LOC656238 gene encoding arrestin domain-containing protein 3, which translates into the protein MSQVRICLENYSGTYYAGSEIRGRLECYFDEETTVRGIKLEIICREHNEWTGTEEYKDPTDNSTKTRHITLTGDHDVFHVKQMLFGSESGSREVSRGRQVYPFSYHLPYDIPSSYHGPHGSITFKLKAVVDRPMRVDYEDKFIFNVISPIDFNRLSKDLQEMTSYSDEKTVCCWCCQGGNISVEIELPKIAFIPGETVPFKINVTNLSNTNVENIKIKFRKTVTFRVTDPHIETKEDVDDILSFGDHGVGAHGQHTFDLTLAIPPGLEVPNFTRCDLFKVEYLLKVTAEMASCTMDLDVEAWDVQLGHIQYAEATTHPPTHSYPPPSGGAYPPPSGGTYPPPSGGTYPPPSGGTYPPPSGGAYPPPSGGTYPPPSGGTYPPPSGGAYPPPSGGAYPPPSGGAYPPPSGGAYPPPPGGAYPPPAGGYPPAGGTSPGFYPPPGGSYPGPYTPQFPGYPSNPPEKTSPGPPSAPMDDNPKAREAAMGGPSAPSSAPEAPPPTYSEVQQSANLPYPPK